ATGCTGTTCGACTCGCTCGGCATCATCGTTTTTGCGGTTTTGCTGGCCGTGGGTGCCGGAATCGTCGCCGCCACGGTCGCCGGCTCGATCGTGGCGATCGCGGTCGTCGGCTATGAACTCGCGCGTGGGCACAAGGTCGCGGCGCTGCAGTGGATCAGCCTTGCCTCGGTGCTCTTCACGGCGGCGGCGACGCTTTTCACCGGCGATCCGCGCTTCGTGATGGCGAAGCCGACGATCGTCTATCTGATCGTCGGCACCGTGATGCTGCGCAAGGGGTGGCTCAACCGGTATATCCCGCCCGAGCAACTGGCGATGGTCGGTGACGTGATGGACCGTTTCGGCATGATCTGGGCGGCGCTGATGTTCACAAGCGCGGGGCTCAATCTCGTCATCGCGCTGTTCTTCACCCAATGGTGGCCGCTGTTCATCGGGATTTTCCCGCTGGCGTCGAAATTCGGCCTGTTCGCAATCCACATCGCGGTGGTGCATGTCATCACGCAGGCACGGCTGCGCCGCCGCGCGGGCAGCGAGCTGAAGCCGCTCGCTGCCGAATAGGGTCAGTCGGCGTCGAGCCCGTAAGCGGTGTGCAGCACGCGCACCGCGAGTTCGGTTTCATCCTCGTCGATCAGAACGCTGACCTTGATCTCGCTGGTCGAGATCGCCTGGATGTTGATACCCCGGTCCGCAAGCGCACGGAACATCGTGCTCGCGACCCCGGCGTGACTTTTCATGCCCACGCCGACGACACTGATCTTCGCGACCTTGTCGTCGCTGATGATGCGGTTGAAGCCGATCTTGTCCTTCGCACCTTCGAGCAGGTCGATCGAACGCAGCAGGTCGGTGGCGGGAACGGTAAAGGTCACGTCGGTCTCGCCTTTTTCGCGGCCGACATTCTGGATGATCATATCGACGTTGATCCCCGCCGCGGCGAGCGGGCCGAAGATGTTGGCGACCGCACCGGGCTTGTCGGGGACGCGCGTGACGATGATCTTCGCTTCATTCTTGTCGTGGGCGATGCCGGTGATCAGCTGCCGTTCCATCTGATGTTCCTCTATTTCCTCGTCGCTGACGATCATCGTGCCTTTTTTTGGAGCCTCGTCGCCCTCGACGAAGCTCGATAGGACCTGCACGCGCACGCCCATCTTCATCGCGAGCCCGACCGAGCGCGTCTGGAGCACCTTGGCGCCGACGCTCGCGAGCTCGAGCATTTCCTCATAGGTGACATAGTCGAGCTTGCGCGCGCGCGCGACGATGCGCGGGTCGGTGGTGTAGACGCCGTCGACGTCGGTGTAGATGTCGCAGCGGTCGGCCTTCACCGCCGCCGCCACGGCGACCGCGCTGGTGTCCGACCCGCCACGGCCGAGCGTCGCGAGGCGGCCGTCGTCCATCATGCCCTGGAAACCGGGGATCACCGCGACCTCGCCGCGTGCCATCGCGGCGGTCAGCGCGCCGGTGTCGATGTCGACGATGCGCGCGCGGGCGTGCGCCTCCTCGGTGCGGATCGGCAGCTGCCAGCCGAGCCAGCTGCGCGCGGGGACACCCATCGCCTGCAGCGTGAGCGCGAGCAGGCCCGAGGTCACTTGCTCGCCCGCCGCGACGACGACGTCATATTCGGCGGGGTCGTAGCGCGGGTTCGCCTCGCGGCAGAAATTGACGAGCCGGTCGGTCTCGCCCGCCATGGCGGAGACGACGACCGCGACTTCGTTGCCATTCGCCACTTCGCGGGCGACAAGTTTCGCCACGGTGCGAATCCGCTCGGTGCCCGCCATCGACGTGCCCCCGAATTTCATCACGATCCGCGCCATGTCGCCCCGCTTTCCTGATCTGGTTTCAGCCGCAACTTTTCCAAGCATTTCCGCGGCGCCCGCGTCGTTACGGAAGGGGGAGGGCGATGGCAAGCGCGCGAACACGCGCACGCGATAGAATTTCTTGCATGGCGTGAGGCACGGTGCCACATCGCGGGCATGAGTGCCGCGACGATCAACCCGCACGAAGCCGCCCATTTCGGAGCGCTCGCCGCCGACTGGTGGGACCCGCACGGATCGTCGGCCATGCTGCACAAGCTCAATCCGGTGCGGCTGGCCTATATTCGCGACCGGATCGATGCGCATTGGCATGTCGATGCGCGCGAACGTCACGCGCTCGCGGGGCGGAGCGCGATCGATGTCGGATGCGGTGCGGGGCTGCTCGCCGAACCGCTCGCGCGCATGGGCGCAAGGGTCACGGGCGTCGATGCGGCGCCGGAGAATATCGCGGCGGCGCGCGAGCATTCGGCTGGGCAGGGGCTCCCGATCGACTATTTTGCGGGCGAACTCGCTGCGCTTCCCCCGGCAAAGTTCGACCTCGTGACTTCGATGGAAGTTGTCGAGCATGTTACCGATCCCGCCGCGTTCATTGGCGAGCTTGCGGCGCGGCTTGCGCCCGGCGGGCTGATGATCCTCTCGACCCCGAACCGCACGATGCTGTCGAAGCTTCTGCTCGTCGAAGCCGCCGAGCGCGTCGGCGCGGTGCCGCGCGGGACGCACGACTGGGATCAGTTCCTGAAGCCCGAGGAACTGACGAAGCTGCTCGAAGGCGCGGGGATCGAGGTCGTCGACCGCACCGGCCTGTCGCCGTCCGCGGCCAAGGGCTTCAAGCTCGGCGGCAGCGAGGCGCTCAACTATCTGGTCGCGGCGAGACACGCGGGGTGAGCCGCGACCCGCGCGTCGATGCCTATATCGCGAAGCGGCAGCCCTTCGCGCAGCCGATCCTGAACCATCTGCGCGAGCTCGTGCACACCCATGCCCCGGGCGCTGAGGAAACGCTGAAATGGGGCGTGCCGCATTTCGTGCTGAATGGGCAGAATCTGGCGGGCATGGCGGCGTTCAAGGAACATGCGACCTTCGGTTTCTGGCGCGACGAGGAAGTCACGGGATCGCCGCGCGATACCGGCGCTATGGGCAGCATGGGGCGGCTGGCGTCGCTGGCCGACCTGCCCGCCGACAAGATGATGGCGGCCTATATTGCGAAAGCCGCGGCGCTCTGTGGCGAAGGGAAACCGAAGCGCCCGCCACCGAAGCCCAGGCCGGCGCTTGATTTGCCGGATGATCTCGGCGCGGCGCTCAAGGCCGATGCCGCTGCGCAGGGCCATTGGGATGTCTTCTCGCCGGGCAAGCGGCGCGATTATATCGAATGGGTGCTCGAGGCGAAGCGCGAGGAAACGCGGGTGAAGCGCATTGAAACGATCGTCGCGCAGGTTGCCGAGGGCAAGGACCGGAACTGGAAATACAAGGGGTGCTAGCGCCTCAAAACCGCTTGCCCTGAGCTTGCCGAAGGGCCGTTCTTTCTTTTCACGTCCAAAGGAAGGAAGGGCGGTGCTTCGACAAGCTCAGCACGAACGGATTTTTGGGGTCCGTCTGCCCTAAAAATCGACATCCTCATAATATTTCGGCGGCGTCACGATCTCCATCCGTTCGGCCAGCAGCGGGCGGAAACTGGGGCGCGACTTCAACCCCGAATACCAGCCCTTGGTCTGTTCGTGCCCCGTCCAGTCGATGCCGCCGAGATAATCGGCGACCGAGATATGCGCGGCGGCGGTCAGGTCGGCGAGGCTCATCGTCGCGCCGGCGAGCCAGGTGCGGTGGTCGATGAGATAGTCGACATAATCGAGATGGTTGTTCGCCGCCTTCATCGCCTCGCGCAGCGCGCCGCCGTCGGGCGGCTGGCGGTGGACGATGCGCTTCTGCATCCGTTCGAAGAGCAAGGGTCCGGTGACTTCATAATAAAAATCATGGTCGAACCAGGCGGTCAGCCGGCGGATCTCGGCGCGGTTGGCGGCGGTGCCGTTGATCATCGCCTTGCCTTCGACGGTTTCCTCGAAATATTCGGCGATCGCCATGCTGTCCATCAGCACCTGCCCGCGCGCCTGATCGACCATCACCGGGGTGCGGCCGGCCGGATTCAGGTCGATGAATTCGTCGCGGCGTTCCCACGGCGATTCGCGCACCAATTCATATCCGACGCCCTTTTCGCCCAGCAAAAGACGAACCTTGCGCGAAAAGGGACAGAGCGGGAATTGATAGAGTTGCCACATGGCTCCGGCATAGCGGCAGCGGGGCAGCCCGCGCAACGGCTATGGCGTGCGGCGGGCGGTCGATCGTGGATTAAGCGTCAGCGGCGCGCCGCTTCGCGTTCGCGTTCCCACTGGGCGGCAAGGTCGCGCGCCATATCCTTGAGGACGGGGGCATAAGCCGCGATAGCCGATGCGGCATGACCTGCCATGCGCGTGGTCGCGCGGACGTCGTCGCCCATGCGTTCGGCATAATAGGGATCGCGCCCCGTCACTTCGCCGAGCGTCGCATCGGGCGGAATATAGGCGGCGTCGGATTCGGGGTCGATCTGCGCAACGGCTTTCGCGAGCGGGCCGACCTGCATCTGCATCAGCGCGCCGACCATCGCGGTGATCGTTTCGGCCATCCGGTCCTGCGCCACCGGATCGTTCAGCGTCGCGACGGTATCGTTCATTTCGCTGGCGGCCGCGGGCAATGGCGCGGCGCACGCGAACAGGGGGAGGGCGATCAGGGCAATACGGGTCATGGCTCCATCCTTTCAAAGGACGAGGGGGATCAGCGTGGGGTGTCCTTACAGGCCATACGCTTTCGCTGGCGTGAACGTAAGAGACGCTTGAGACAAGTTGCGATGCTGGCGCGATAAATATCCTCCCCATGGCTTCGCCACAGGGAGGATTTGTTTACTCTGCCGCGACGACCTCGACCTCTTCCTCGTTCAGCGAATGGGTCAGGCGGCTGAGCATTTCCTTGGGGCATACCTGCCAGAAACGGCCCCGCCAGCGGTCCCAGTCGGCGAGGACTTCGGCCGACCATTTGCTGCCCGTCGCCTTGCCATGCTCCTCGACCAGATCCTTGAGCACCGTCTCCCAATGGATGCTCGCGAGCCGCTGCCAGACGATCGATTCGGGATTGGCGCGGCGTTCGAACTGATCGTCGGTGTCGAGGATGAAGGCCATGCCGCCGGTCATGCCCGCGCCGAAGTTCGATCCCACGGGACCGAGGATCACCGCAGTGCCCCCGGTCATATATTCGCAGCCGTTGGCGCCGCAGCCTTCGACGACGACCTTCGCGCCCGAGTTGCGGACCGCAAAGCGCTCGCCTGCCTGGCCCGCCGCGAGCAGCGTGCCCGCGGTCGCGCCATAGAGCACGGTGTTGCCGACGATGCTGTTATGCTGGCTGACCAGCGGGCTCGACACCGTGGGGCGCACGATGATGCGGCCGCCCGACAGGCCCTTGCCGACATAGTCGTTCGCGTCGCCGAACACTTCGAGCGTGATTCCCTGACACAGGAAGGCGCCGAGCGATTGGCCGGCCGTGCCGCGGAGGCGCACCTGAACATGATTGTCGGCGAGCCCCTTCATCCCGAAGCGCGCGGTGACCTCGGCCGACAGGCGCGTGCCGACGGCGCGGTGCGTGTTGCGGACGTTATAGGTGAGCTGCATGCGTTCGCCGCGCTCGAACAGCGGCTTCGCGTCGCCCAATATCTGCGCGTCGAGACTGTCGGGCACCGCGTTGCGGAAGTTCGGTCCCTGCGACCGGCGCTGGTCGTCGGGCGCGTCGACCTTGGCGAGGATCGGGTTGAGGTCGAGGTCGTCGAGATGCTCGGCGCCGCGGCTGACCTGGCGCAGCAGCTCGGTGCGGCCGATCACCTCGTCGAGGCTCGTGACCCCCAGCTTGGCGAGGATCTCGCGCACTTCCTCGGCGATGAAGGTCATCAGGTTGATCACCTTCTCGGGCGAGCCGGTGAATTTCTGGCGTAGTTTCTCATCCTGCGTGCAGACGCCGACCGGGCAGGTGTTCGAATGGCACTGGCGCACCATGATGCAGCCCATGGCGACGAGGCTGAGCGTGCCGATGCCGAATTCTTCGGCGCCGAGAATCGCCGCGATCACGATATCGCGCCCGGTCTTGAGCCCGCCGTCGGTGCGGAGACGGATGCGGTGGCGCAGGCCGTTGAGCGTCAGCACCTGATTGACTTCGCTCAGGCCCATCTCCCACGGCGTGCCGGCATATTTGACGCTGGTCTGGGGCGAGGCGCCAGTGCCGCCGGTGTTGCCCGCGACGAGGATCACATCGGCGTGGGCCTTGGCGACCCCCGCAGCGACGGTCCCGATGCCCGCCGAACTGACGAGC
This genomic interval from Sphingopyxis chilensis contains the following:
- a CDS encoding glutathione S-transferase family protein, translating into MWQLYQFPLCPFSRKVRLLLGEKGVGYELVRESPWERRDEFIDLNPAGRTPVMVDQARGQVLMDSMAIAEYFEETVEGKAMINGTAANRAEIRRLTAWFDHDFYYEVTGPLLFERMQKRIVHRQPPDGGALREAMKAANNHLDYVDYLIDHRTWLAGATMSLADLTAAAHISVADYLGGIDWTGHEQTKGWYSGLKSRPSFRPLLAERMEIVTPPKYYEDVDF
- a CDS encoding aspartate kinase, translating into MARIVMKFGGTSMAGTERIRTVAKLVAREVANGNEVAVVVSAMAGETDRLVNFCREANPRYDPAEYDVVVAAGEQVTSGLLALTLQAMGVPARSWLGWQLPIRTEEAHARARIVDIDTGALTAAMARGEVAVIPGFQGMMDDGRLATLGRGGSDTSAVAVAAAVKADRCDIYTDVDGVYTTDPRIVARARKLDYVTYEEMLELASVGAKVLQTRSVGLAMKMGVRVQVLSSFVEGDEAPKKGTMIVSDEEIEEHQMERQLITGIAHDKNEAKIIVTRVPDKPGAVANIFGPLAAAGINVDMIIQNVGREKGETDVTFTVPATDLLRSIDLLEGAKDKIGFNRIISDDKVAKISVVGVGMKSHAGVASTMFRALADRGINIQAISTSEIKVSVLIDEDETELAVRVLHTAYGLDAD
- a CDS encoding YdeI/OmpD-associated family protein codes for the protein MSRDPRVDAYIAKRQPFAQPILNHLRELVHTHAPGAEETLKWGVPHFVLNGQNLAGMAAFKEHATFGFWRDEEVTGSPRDTGAMGSMGRLASLADLPADKMMAAYIAKAAALCGEGKPKRPPPKPRPALDLPDDLGAALKADAAAQGHWDVFSPGKRRDYIEWVLEAKREETRVKRIETIVAQVAEGKDRNWKYKGC
- a CDS encoding inner membrane-spanning protein YciB, with amino-acid sequence MRTLFYAIGPMLFDSLGIIVFAVLLAVGAGIVAATVAGSIVAIAVVGYELARGHKVAALQWISLASVLFTAAATLFTGDPRFVMAKPTIVYLIVGTVMLRKGWLNRYIPPEQLAMVGDVMDRFGMIWAALMFTSAGLNLVIALFFTQWWPLFIGIFPLASKFGLFAIHIAVVHVITQARLRRRAGSELKPLAAE
- the ubiG gene encoding bifunctional 2-polyprenyl-6-hydroxyphenol methylase/3-demethylubiquinol 3-O-methyltransferase UbiG — protein: MSAATINPHEAAHFGALAADWWDPHGSSAMLHKLNPVRLAYIRDRIDAHWHVDARERHALAGRSAIDVGCGAGLLAEPLARMGARVTGVDAAPENIAAAREHSAGQGLPIDYFAGELAALPPAKFDLVTSMEVVEHVTDPAAFIGELAARLAPGGLMILSTPNRTMLSKLLLVEAAERVGAVPRGTHDWDQFLKPEELTKLLEGAGIEVVDRTGLSPSAAKGFKLGGSEALNYLVAARHAG